From Variimorphobacter saccharofermentans, one genomic window encodes:
- a CDS encoding S-layer homology domain-containing protein: MKWLQSSGIKFCEVKTGIFYFSLNDTAISELESNTKGTVIFTATPVTKLSKSAKATIGKRPVFDFVVKDGSGKVITNYGKGTIQRGIKYTASKSEKRGSLLIVKIVDGKVQWIDKSSYNNGWVIWSGNSNSVYGVGYKLPDSDFSDIANHWAMNDIDYVTSRGLIIGTSESTFSPNNAITHADFLMALGKLYGVKVSDYKKSSFTDIKDTDPAMPYIEWAVKSGIVQGIGSKQFSPNRNITREQMAVIMMNYTKVIKYTLPVSRQAITFTDDANISGGAKDAVYAIHQTGVISSKSNNLFGPQDNITRAEASAILHRFIELVINERTTRGWVQINEKWYYFYPDGKLATNTTIDGYIVGEDGARKQ; the protein is encoded by the coding sequence TTGAAATGGTTACAATCATCCGGTATTAAATTTTGTGAAGTAAAAACTGGCATTTTTTATTTCAGCCTTAATGATACGGCAATCAGTGAACTGGAATCAAATACAAAAGGAACAGTAATATTTACCGCAACACCCGTAACCAAACTATCCAAATCAGCGAAGGCAACGATTGGGAAACGTCCGGTATTCGACTTTGTCGTTAAAGACGGTTCGGGTAAGGTTATCACCAACTATGGCAAGGGTACAATCCAACGAGGAATCAAGTACACTGCGAGCAAGTCTGAAAAGAGAGGCAGTTTGCTCATCGTCAAGATTGTTGACGGCAAGGTACAGTGGATTGATAAGTCCAGCTATAACAATGGCTGGGTAATCTGGAGCGGTAACAGCAATTCTGTCTATGGAGTAGGTTACAAGCTGCCAGACTCTGACTTTTCTGACATAGCAAACCATTGGGCAATGAATGATATTGATTATGTTACCAGCCGTGGATTAATCATAGGCACCTCTGAATCAACCTTCTCTCCAAACAATGCTATCACCCATGCGGACTTTCTCATGGCATTGGGTAAACTATACGGTGTGAAGGTGAGCGACTATAAGAAGAGTAGCTTTACTGATATTAAGGATACTGACCCAGCCATGCCATACATCGAATGGGCGGTCAAAAGCGGAATCGTGCAGGGCATAGGAAGCAAGCAGTTCAGCCCCAATCGGAATATTACCCGCGAACAAATGGCCGTGATAATGATGAATTATACAAAGGTTATCAAGTACACATTGCCCGTATCGCGGCAAGCCATTACGTTTACCGATGATGCAAATATCAGCGGAGGGGCGAAGGACGCGGTATATGCTATTCATCAGACCGGCGTTATCAGTAGTAAATCAAATAACTTGTTTGGTCCACAGGATAATATAACAAGAGCTGAAGCTTCGGCCATCCTTCATCGCTTTATTGAGCTTGTAATTAATGAGAGAACAACCAGGGGATGGGTACAAATCAACGAAAAATGGTATTACTTTTACCCAGACGGCAAGCTTGCTACTAATACGACTATCGACGGCTATATAGTCGGAGAGGATGGGGCGAGAAAACAATAG
- a CDS encoding AraC family transcriptional regulator encodes MKEQIEAVNRMQDYINDHYSEEISLADIARVSLFSPWYARRLFIEYTGITPADYIRKLRLTKSALRLRDENVKILDIALDLGFGSVDGYQRAFRREFGCNPKEYANNPIPLQLFTPYGVKFRYKERKEKTMGAKCVFMQVIDKPARKVIIKRGVNATEYWKYCEEVGCDVWGILTSMKSLSGEPVCLWLPKEYIKEGTSEYVQGVEVDLNYTGVIPDGFEVIELPAAKYLMFQGEPFAEEDYEQAISDIWEAEMKYDPSVIGYQWDNKNPRIQLEPIGKRGYIELLPIK; translated from the coding sequence ATGAAGGAACAAATTGAAGCAGTAAATAGGATGCAGGATTATATTAATGATCATTATAGCGAGGAAATATCCTTAGCAGACATCGCAAGGGTATCCTTATTCTCACCGTGGTACGCAAGACGATTATTTATAGAGTATACTGGTATTACGCCGGCTGATTACATTCGTAAACTCAGACTGACAAAATCGGCACTGCGGCTTCGGGATGAAAATGTAAAAATCCTGGATATTGCTCTTGATTTGGGGTTTGGAAGCGTTGATGGTTATCAAAGAGCTTTTAGACGAGAGTTTGGATGTAATCCGAAGGAATACGCTAACAATCCCATTCCTTTACAGCTTTTTACACCATATGGCGTTAAATTTCGATATAAGGAAAGGAAAGAAAAGACTATGGGTGCAAAATGTGTATTTATGCAGGTGATTGATAAACCAGCACGAAAGGTCATTATTAAGCGTGGTGTGAATGCGACGGAATACTGGAAATATTGTGAGGAAGTTGGCTGTGATGTATGGGGGATCTTGACAAGCATGAAATCTCTTAGTGGTGAACCAGTATGCTTGTGGCTTCCGAAAGAGTACATCAAGGAAGGAACCAGTGAGTATGTTCAGGGTGTTGAGGTTGATCTGAATTATACTGGTGTGATTCCAGATGGTTTTGAAGTAATTGAACTCCCTGCTGCCAAGTATTTGATGTTCCAGGGTGAGCCTTTTGCGGAAGAGGATTACGAACAGGCCATTAGTGATATCTGGGAAGCAGAAATGAAGTATGATCCCTCTGTAATCGGTTATCAGTGGGACAATAAAAATCCAAGAATACAGCTGGAGCCAATCGGTAAAAGAGGATA
- a CDS encoding four helix bundle protein, whose amino-acid sequence MNQLLENSFDFSIRAMELIRYLNEEKKTFLLRERFLVCATGIGISLRLTKVKNDKSFEEALAYAVETEYLLEIMVKIGCLEKKQSQPIVDDCRALKYAISELVQKEK is encoded by the coding sequence ATGAATCAGCTTCTGGAAAACAGCTTTGATTTTTCCATCCGTGCTATGGAACTTATAAGGTATCTGAATGAGGAGAAGAAGACATTTCTGCTGAGGGAACGATTTCTAGTATGTGCAACGGGTATCGGGATTTCTCTGAGACTTACGAAAGTGAAAAACGATAAATCCTTTGAAGAAGCCTTAGCTTATGCAGTAGAGACAGAATACCTGCTGGAGATCATGGTGAAAATAGGATGCTTGGAAAAAAAGCAAAGCCAGCCCATAGTGGACGACTGCCGTGCACTGAAGTACGCGATTTCGGAGCTTGTTCAGAAAGAAAAATGA
- a CDS encoding DUF2268 domain-containing putative Zn-dependent protease (predicted Zn-dependent protease with a strongly conserved HExxH motif), whose translation MDIADTLRNNHYKPLEIKELNDYVKPIIKEGLEVQGMDQITAYLYGDEIARQQGYFPVGLPFCAGYACGYSMVKYYLEKTCEDITLATIRPAKEILNMIEEFWNE comes from the coding sequence ATTGACATTGCTGATACATTAAGAAACAATCATTACAAGCCTTTAGAGATAAAGGAATTGAACGATTATGTAAAGCCGATTATTAAAGAAGGGCTCGAAGTACAAGGTATGGATCAAATAACGGCATATTTGTACGGAGATGAAATAGCTAGACAACAAGGTTATTTTCCTGTAGGATTACCATTTTGCGCAGGATATGCATGTGGTTATTCCATGGTTAAGTATTACCTCGAAAAAACGTGTGAAGATATAACTTTGGCAACCATAAGACCAGCGAAAGAAATATTGAATATGATTGAAGAATTTTGGAATGAGTGA